The following are from one region of the Falsibacillus pallidus genome:
- a CDS encoding fatty acid desaturase, which yields MTKQKQNMLRKQVAAFEKAETRNSVFQLINTMAPFFLLWYLAYESLQISYFLTLGIAVIAGGFLIRMFIIFHDCCHGSFFKSKRANKILGMVTGVLTLFPFEQWKHDHSVHHATSSNLDKRGTGDIWLLTVEEYRESGFWKKVAYRLYRSPFVMFILGPIYVFLFENRFNRKGARKKEKLNTYLTNILIAAAVAALCLLVGWKAFLLVQLPIFMISGTAGVWLFYVQHTFEDSYFEENEKWEYVKAAVEGSSYYQLPKLLQWLTGNIGYHHIHHLSPRVPNYKLEQAHANSEELQNVPTITLATSLKSLKFRLWDEDGKKFVGYKAAKRQVQSKNVKVVANPILRKENKYS from the coding sequence GATCAATACGATGGCTCCTTTTTTCCTGCTATGGTATTTAGCCTATGAAAGTCTACAAATTTCTTATTTTCTGACCCTGGGAATCGCCGTGATTGCAGGAGGATTTTTGATCAGAATGTTTATCATTTTTCATGACTGCTGTCATGGATCGTTTTTCAAAAGCAAGCGTGCGAATAAAATATTAGGGATGGTTACAGGCGTATTGACGTTGTTCCCGTTTGAACAATGGAAGCATGACCACTCTGTCCACCATGCAACAAGCAGCAACCTTGATAAGCGCGGGACAGGGGATATCTGGCTTTTGACCGTCGAAGAGTACAGGGAATCTGGATTCTGGAAAAAGGTTGCCTACAGACTCTATCGCAGTCCGTTCGTCATGTTTATTCTTGGACCGATTTATGTATTTCTTTTTGAAAACCGTTTCAACCGCAAAGGCGCCCGCAAAAAGGAAAAGTTGAATACGTATTTGACGAATATCCTGATTGCAGCAGCGGTAGCAGCACTTTGCTTGCTGGTTGGCTGGAAGGCGTTCCTGCTCGTTCAGCTTCCGATCTTCATGATTTCCGGTACAGCCGGGGTGTGGCTGTTCTATGTGCAGCATACTTTTGAAGATTCCTATTTTGAAGAAAACGAGAAGTGGGAATATGTCAAAGCAGCTGTGGAAGGAAGCTCATATTACCAATTGCCGAAGCTGCTTCAATGGCTGACAGGAAATATCGGCTACCACCATATCCACCATTTAAGCCCGAGAGTGCCGAATTACAAATTAGAACAGGCACATGCAAACTCAGAAGAACTTCAAAATGTACCGACCATTACGCTGGCGACGAGCTTGAAGTCCTTGAAATTCCGATTGTGGGATGAAGATGGAAAAAAATTCGTCGGCTATAAGGCAGCGAAGAGACAAGTACAGTCAAAAAATGTTAAAGTAGTAGCAAATCCTATTCTCAGGAAAGAAAATAAGTACTCCTGA
- a CDS encoding sensor histidine kinase has product MFKKYFTFQRGNGIAPYIWTILCILPFYFIFQSSSTIEIVIGILLTILFFIFYRIALFAKGWPVYLWGFILIAISITSTSLFSYVYFAFFLAYFIGNIKNRVTFLILYFIHLISTSVSINFGIVQQKDIFLAQLPFVIIIWISVILLPFSIHNRKEMGQLEEKLEDANKKISELIKLEERERIARDLHDTLGQKLSLIGLKSDLARRLISKNPEQAKNELKDVQHTARTALNEVRKMVSSMKGIRLKDEMVRVKQILDAAQIRFEGEEDITLHKASLLTENILSMCLKEAVTNIVKHSGADECRISVEQTWKEIIITITDNGKFKRDKANLEKGHGLRGMRERLEFVNGSMEILTNGGTTVMIKVPNDVKETGKKES; this is encoded by the coding sequence ATGTTTAAAAAATATTTTACCTTTCAAAGAGGCAATGGGATTGCTCCATACATCTGGACAATCCTTTGCATCTTGCCTTTTTATTTTATATTCCAATCATCTTCCACCATTGAAATCGTCATCGGGATCCTCCTGACGATTCTTTTCTTTATTTTCTACCGGATTGCCCTTTTCGCTAAAGGATGGCCGGTCTACCTATGGGGATTTATCCTGATTGCAATCTCCATCACCTCGACAAGCCTCTTCAGTTATGTGTATTTTGCATTCTTTCTCGCTTATTTTATCGGGAATATTAAAAATCGGGTGACATTCCTCATCCTGTATTTCATCCATTTGATCAGTACGTCCGTTTCGATCAACTTTGGGATCGTCCAGCAAAAAGATATTTTCCTGGCGCAGCTTCCGTTTGTCATCATCATTTGGATAAGCGTGATACTGCTGCCGTTCAGCATCCATAATCGCAAGGAAATGGGGCAGCTTGAGGAAAAGCTGGAAGACGCGAATAAAAAAATCTCCGAACTTATCAAACTTGAAGAGCGGGAGAGGATCGCAAGGGACCTTCACGATACACTTGGACAAAAATTATCGCTGATCGGGTTAAAGAGCGATTTGGCCCGCAGGCTCATTTCCAAAAATCCCGAGCAGGCAAAAAATGAATTGAAGGATGTCCAGCATACGGCTCGTACGGCGCTCAACGAAGTGAGGAAAATGGTTTCCTCCATGAAAGGAATCCGCTTAAAGGATGAAATGGTCCGAGTCAAGCAGATCCTTGATGCCGCACAGATCCGATTTGAAGGCGAAGAGGACATTACATTGCACAAGGCGTCCCTTTTAACAGAAAATATTCTGAGTATGTGCTTGAAAGAGGCAGTGACGAATATTGTTAAGCATAGCGGGGCAGATGAATGCCGGATATCCGTTGAGCAGACGTGGAAAGAAATCATCATCACCATCACAGATAATGGCAAGTTCAAACGCGACAAAGCCAATCTGGAAAAAGGCCATGGGCTGCGGGGGATGAGGGAGCGCCTTGAATTTGTGAATGGCAGTATGGAGATTTTGACA